A stretch of DNA from Brachyhypopomus gauderio isolate BG-103 chromosome 7, BGAUD_0.2, whole genome shotgun sequence:
GTGTCCTGTGCTCCTGTGTTGTCTGTTAATATAACCACAAACTAAAGGATCAAATGCTGTGCTTTTCCTGCTAAATTACAGCCAAAAAATCAAGAAAGAGAATCAATCAGCCCTTCAGAGAAACAAAGAGGCAGTTTTAACAAAACTAAGGTGTTACTTTATGTTGCAGTAGAATGGTAATACAATGGCGCCCCCTTTCTCAGAACTGTTGGCATTGCGTCTGTTATGAGAACATAATTTTCATAATGTAAAGAacgtgattgtgtgatttacatCTGAACATCTGCTGTGTTATCTGCTGCCAAACAGGTTCTCCTAGTCACCATTTCAGTTTACCTCTGGAGGGGAGAACCACCGTTATTAGTATCAATCTTtcagtttctttttcactaAGGAATCAATCAACATGTGGCAGCCTCCCTCCTGCCTCCTTCTACATTCAAATGGTCAGATTACTAAAACAAATGCCATGCCGGtaactgatctgagaacagccaCATGAGACTTCCGCGAACCCACTTCATCCATCTCCTGTTATCACTGAACGTTCATTTTTCATGTGTGTTCATACTATCAGTACGGTCCCTCCCCTTCATGTGTGCACTGTGAAATCCATAAATCCAATCTGAATGTAATCCTAAAAGGTCACATCCCATCTATCCAGAAATTCACAGGAGTAGATCTAACTGAGATTATTCTGATGAAATGTTCTCTCATTCTTCACCAGTATCTGTTGCCAGGTGAGAAATATAGGATTATGGTACCACAGACATAAAATTGGCATATTTTAAGGGAAATTATCATACACCCATAACCAAAATTCTGaagcaaacacatacacatcactAGTAGCTCACATTTAGAAAAGCAGATTGGCTGGAATTTCAGGGTTCACTAAAAACGGACAGACAGTTGAGACAGACCAGATCAAATTATCGTATATGTGGCCTTTTTTGGGATTATTGATCGTACACAGTGCAGAGGGCAAAATTATAGAACAAATACAATAATTATCATACACCTGGCAACACTGCCAGTAGTAAAGCACAGGCATGCCTAGCCTGTATTTATTCTTCCTGTCATTTGTCACTTAGCCATTCTAATAATCcactttatttatattatattatttaattattgatGTGAAAGTCTGCATATACTGGTGCCAGAGACCAGTTCaccttttatgtatttattggaCAATAACATTCTGAGAGATGATTAATAAAACTATTACAATATGTCCGGTTTTAGGAAAATGATCCATTCAATCTACAAACACAAGGTAACATAATGAGACAATGCCATTGTCTCTAAAGTACCAGTGTGCCAGTAATTTAGTAGTAGTATTAAGTATTTAAATTGATTTCCAGTTTAAGTGAATTAAGACTTTGTTTTTAAGCAGAAAATGTGTGTGGCCCCTCCCCAAAAACACAGATGTCAAGCTCACTCAGCTGTTAATGAGACATACTGTACAAACATCCCAGATCAGGTCTGAAATGAAACCCCATGGGGAAATTGGAGCTTCCAGCTTAACAGTCTTTAAAGTAATGAACTCAAGTACACAGTCCTGTCCAGTACACGTTTCCTCTCAGCAGACATTAGCTTAGTCTTTAACTTCCACTCGTTTATGCTCTTACTCTCTCTTTCGTTTTTTGTCTTCTGTCTCCTGATGTTCCCCTGGTTGTGTCTCAGATTTGCGTTTGAGCTGTCTGTGTTGTTTGTCTATCTTAGCTTCTGCCTCAGCATGGTGAGGAATGTTCATGGCATCACTGGAAAGTCCTCCTGACTCACACGTGTATACATCCCCTGGATCCTGAAAAAAGCAATAATTTGATATTCTAATTAATATTGtacatacatttacaaataaatacatCCACAAACAATACATTTCTACACAATACATTTCTGTGTGGAATGAACTAAAGAATGTTTATTTTCTGTCATACCTTTTTAATGTATTCCACAACTCTGCTCACAGCTTCAGTGTTCCTTGTGCACTTCAGCAAACCCTGATCCTCATGGAACAGACAGTCCACTGTGGTCATGTTCTTCCTGGTTAcagatctgctgctgtctggtacagtgcagtatgggtcaaatgtgtgatggagcaccactagaacagcaggcttggagactgtggacagagagCAAGACTTGATCTTGTGAGCAGGACTTTATCTCGTCAAACATGATGGAGCAGTGTGTGTCCAATATCTTATGTGTTCACAATGAAGAGGCTCAGAGTTACCTGCTTCAGTAATGAGCTTCAGCGCTGCTTCAATATCAGTTCCAGCCCGAGACACAATGGCACAGAATAGCAGAAtgacatcacactcctccactgtAGACACCTCCTGCAGGTCTGGTATTTGTTTATGGAGCATTTGTAGAAAGTGTTCATGAGCAccaagtgtttttccacttaTGATAGAGACGTATTTAATCCGGTTGCTGTATTTGACCCTCTGTTTGGGCCATAAGTTCCATGTCCATCTGGGGCCTAAAACCAAATAAGAGAATCTGCTGCAGGCTTCACTTCATAACTGGGTGTAACTTCAGTACATAATAACAGTGCAGGAACACTTCATAACACATGGCACATCAACACCCACATTGCATGTTTTACCTCTGCTCTAGATCTGGTTATGTAATTTACAATATTTGCAGTATATTTTTGTATTTCATTTATATCTTGTCATTTATGTGCACTGGTACCGCAACACAATTTCCCCCATGGGCATAAAAAatactccatccatccatcacacAAACATTTACATGCCATTTCATGCAGGACAAATATATTTTACTGATTTAAAAAAACGTTTTAaagaatattttttaaatgatgttgcACAGGGAACAAGATAATTTTCATTAAAGAAAATGAATCATTCAAGAATTACAATAAATAATATCACTTACCTTTACTCGTGTGTTTGGTGATTTcctgtgaaaaaaaaatatatatatatactctctcacacacagaatacaaaaaacaaacctCACCATAAGTATCAAGTTAGCAAACGCTGATCATTTGTCTCTCAGCAAAGTCAGTGAGATGAGTTCTACAAAACTGAGGTAATCTGTTTTTTTAAGCTTATTGTACCTTTGTAATGTTTTCAGGATTTGGTCCCCTGTTACTCTGCATAAAGATAAACTACATGTGACTAATACACAAAATCACATTGTTTACATCATTAAATTCTATAGAATATTTTCATATCCTGCTTATATATTGTATCTGTTTATATTCCAACAATGTTTGCTTACATTCTAAGactaaaataatgaataacCGTTATAGAAAAAATACCTGATCCTCAATCCACTTTGAAATGCTGGTGAGAGCCTCTGTATTCTTCACACAGTCTAGAAGTCCCTGATCCTCATAGAACAGACAGTCCACTGTGGCCGTGTTCTCCCTGGTTAcagatctgctgctgtctggtacagtgcagtctgggtcaaatgtgtgatggagcaccactagaacagcaggtttggagactgtggacagagagCAAGACTTGATCTTGTGATGCAAGATCTTTATTTTGTCAAACATGATGGAGCAGTGTGTGTCCAATATCTTATGTGTTCACAGTGAAGAGGCTCAGAGTTACCTGCTTCAGTAATGAGCTTCAGTGCTGCTTCAATATCAGTTCCAGCCCGAGACATGGGGCAGAACAGCAGAAtgacatcacactcctccactgtAGACACCTCCTGCAGGTCTGGTATTTGTTCATGGAGACGGCTGATGAATCCTTCATGACTTCGTAAAGTGTTTCCAGCTACAATTGTGCAGTACGTAACTGAAGAAACAGAGCATTTTCAAAGATTAATCTAGAAATATTATACCAACTCAGTTTGTGCCGATCTGCACTCCTGCATAGTTTATCTCCATCCCTCTAACACACCTGATCAATTCTAGATTGTTTTCCCTTCTAATCCACAATGAGATTAAGCCACATGAGGAAACTCCGTACAATGCACAGAGGCTTTTGTCCCAGCACTCTAAGACTGTAAAGTATGTGAAAAAGAAGAGTGCTAAAGACTAGTGAGCATCAGAGCCTCAATCCAGGATGAAACAACCAAGAACCAGGAGAACACCAGAAAGATGGACCTAGTGATTAGTGAAACAAGCTCTGAGTACAGGATCAACAAAGGGTGGGACAGAGAGATTAATGCAAGATGCTACCAGGCAGAGCATACATGAAAACTCCATAACCAGTATGTATATACAAGAAGTTTTTTACCTTTCGCTCCTTTattttgccatttcttttttacattttgctgTGTCTCTTGTCCATCTAGCTGTTTGTCTATTTCTTTTTGCTCTTTCTCTCGTTCATCtagctgtttctctctttcatctgcaagtttctctctttcatctagctgtttctctctttcatctagctgtttctctctttcatctAGCTGTTTCTCTCTTTTATCTATCTGTTTCCATTTTTCCTTTTGGTCTTCCATCTCATCTGTGTGttgttctctgttctctggTTGGTCTGTCACATCATTCCTTCTGTTCATCTCTTCTGTTGCTCTGGTCTTTCTCCCCGTCTCTGCACTGCCCTCATCTTCACCCTCCACACCTTCTACACCCTCATGATGGACACTGTGGTGCTCAGCTGAGTGTCCTGTTTAAGAACAAGAGTTTGTAATGAGTGAGTGATGATACAGCTGAATTACAAGGTCGACACATACAGTTTACACATACAGTATCATTAGTTTATTCTTTTGGCCAAGGAATTATATAGGCAAACCTTCCTATAGCATTTCTCTAAAATCTTCACCCATAATCTGAACTTCTTTACATGTTCCACTATTTGGTATTAACAACATAAATCACATTATACATATAAACACATGCATGAAAACATGCAGGTAAATGGTTCAGTATAATTTCCAGGTGATCACATTTAGATATGGTTAAACATCTAATCTAGTAATTCGGTCATTCCTCATCCAGTTTATCATTCTTTCTCCAGAGCTATCCAGTGCCTCCCTCCCTGTTGCACTGATCACTGCCAACAACCTGTCTCTAAGTGTTCAACTAACAATTAACGGTTATTTCGGAAATTAGGAAAATAACATATAATCACacaacaccacatcaacacattaAAAGTGGGGACAGACGTGGGAAATCTCCAAATTCAACATTACACCATGCCATACTCCACTGTACCACCCTAAAACACACACCTGGCTCTCGTTCGAGTATAAGTTTATAAGGTTTGTTTCAGATTCACGTTTCCCTTCGTCGTGTTTCAGTTGTATATTGCCCTGCGAGTTTGTGTTTAGTTTAAGTAGCCTACGTTCCGTTTCAGATTGGTTTGTGTTTCATATGGTATTCGTTGTCTCATGTGTTTGTTTCGTGCTTTATCCGGTATCTTTTCTATTGCCTCTCGTCATATGATTTGTTCTTTGCTTATGTTCATCGTTCGTATGTGCATATTGTAAATCTAGTTGTTTTGAGTTTACTCTGGTATTTGCCGTGTTCTTATTATTTATAGTCCGTTAAGTTGTTAACCATGTCTCGTAAAAATCGAGTGCTCCGTGCAAACACGACACGTCTAACCAGTGGGGTCAGTCTAGTTAGCCTTGAGGCCCGCTCTCCAGCGCTAGTGCGTCCGCCCCAAtgttacaaaaacacacactacatttACTCACCTGTGTACGCAGTTTACTGTAGAATCATATAAGGTAAGcgttattatgttaattatacCAATACATTTACAATTTTCAGTCCAACGCCACATTTCTCTGACAGGATACACAAAGTACGAACGACAAACCTGTGATTGTTTTGAATAAGCGATTAGGTAGAACTGAATTTATGATCTTTTAGTCTATGATCATACTGTGTCTGCAGAGATTAACACATTTCAGTCTGAAGTATCTACTCACCTCCGT
This window harbors:
- the LOC143518396 gene encoding uncharacterized protein LOC143518396 isoform X2, with protein sequence MKVHESLASHICSPLYVEIHGGHSAEHHSVHHEGVEGVEGEDEGSAETGRKTRATEEMNRRNDVTDQPENREQHTDEMEDQKEKWKQIDKREKQLDEREKQLDEREKQLDEREKLADEREKQLDEREKEQKEIDKQLDGQETQQNVKKKWQNKGAKVTYCTIVAGNTLRSHEGFISRLHEQIPDLQEVSTVEECDVILLFCPMSRAGTDIEAALKLITEAVSKPAVLVVLHHTFDPDCTVPDSSRSVTRENTATVDCLFYEDQGLLDCVKNTEALTSISKWIEDQEITKHTSKGPRWTWNLWPKQRVKYSNRIKYVSIISGKTLGAHEHFLQMLHKQIPDLQEVSTVEECDVILLFCAIVSRAGTDIEAALKLITEAVSKPAVLVVLHHTFDPYCTVPDSSRSVTRKNMTTVDCLFHEDQGLLKCTRNTEAVSRVVEYIKKDPGDVYTCESGGLSSDAMNIPHHAEAEAKIDKQHRQLKRKSETQPGEHQETEDKKRKRE
- the LOC143518396 gene encoding uncharacterized protein LOC143518396 isoform X1, with translation MKVHESLASHICSPLYVEIHGGHSAEHHSVHHEGVEGVEGEDEGSAETGRKTRATEEMNRRNDVTDQPENREQHTDEMEDQKEKWKQIDKREKQLDEREKQLDEREKQLDEREKLADEREKQLDEREKEQKEIDKQLDGQETQQNVKKKWQNKGAKVTYCTIVAGNTLRSHEGFISRLHEQIPDLQEVSTVEECDVILLFCPMSRAGTDIEAALKLITEAVSKPAVLVVLHHTFDPDCTVPDSSRSVTRENTATVDCLFYEDQGLLDCVKNTEALTSISKWIEDQSNRGPNPENITKEITKHTSKGPRWTWNLWPKQRVKYSNRIKYVSIISGKTLGAHEHFLQMLHKQIPDLQEVSTVEECDVILLFCAIVSRAGTDIEAALKLITEAVSKPAVLVVLHHTFDPYCTVPDSSRSVTRKNMTTVDCLFHEDQGLLKCTRNTEAVSRVVEYIKKDPGDVYTCESGGLSSDAMNIPHHAEAEAKIDKQHRQLKRKSETQPGEHQETEDKKRKRE